In Anaerostipes hadrus ATCC 29173 = JCM 17467, a single genomic region encodes these proteins:
- a CDS encoding BglG family transcription antiterminator, producing MIDLIRRQIELLKLLSKQREYKPASFFSKSLDVSTKTIYTDITYLQSEVEKYKVDLVRAPRIGIRLEGEKENIQHMLRDLQKDNLSEDEKYTPEYRRLWILKKVLIDCETITLESVSKEFLVSKTSLYQDIAVINKSIESQSDVKLEVGECGICILGEESEIQNAVNNYLLSESKEEMFSDFTHKLGNFFELDVIKAVSDLILNDFEELTEVLSEYYLKSLLVTLIMQSSRLLKKKHMNEETEISYNNIRHMETYIVANSIAEQLKYQLHITYSNNDMEYLCRQLYAHRVTHHVKHMRTDYEETVRDVIKRMSEIQKLDLTRDKKLYESLLYHLPPMILRLQNNIQIVNPMLDNIKQEYPELFTTMWYALTQIELRYQVTLTEDEVSLILLHFQVALDQFEQVGNIVVVCTYGVSSSQLILSRVKQILPAKDNITVTNTKKLKEIDLSKVDLIISSVDIEDPEISYVKVNPLLTKDDYANILDAYTKQVLLIKNNVCDNQKNGIKAPTLKKYLEGKFIFLKQDLDSKEKCLDFIIDVLEKDNAVYDEFREAIYKREKLGVTCLDTGVALPHADPQTIKKSRIILLTLKHPVDWGGNLVSLIVVTAFPEEEMNQIRDVITELYQLIGEKEDVNAFIRFETIQEVLKVFHES from the coding sequence GTGATTGATTTGATTCGTCGACAAATCGAATTATTAAAACTTTTGTCAAAACAAAGGGAATATAAACCCGCATCTTTCTTTAGTAAATCATTAGATGTTTCGACAAAAACGATTTACACAGATATTACTTATCTTCAAAGTGAAGTTGAAAAGTATAAAGTTGATCTGGTCAGAGCTCCAAGAATAGGAATTCGTCTGGAAGGTGAAAAGGAAAACATTCAGCATATGTTAAGAGACCTTCAAAAGGATAATCTGTCTGAAGATGAAAAATATACACCGGAGTATCGCAGATTGTGGATTTTAAAGAAGGTATTGATCGATTGTGAAACAATCACATTGGAATCAGTATCAAAGGAATTTTTAGTAAGTAAAACATCACTGTATCAGGACATTGCAGTGATCAATAAATCAATCGAAAGTCAGTCAGATGTAAAACTGGAAGTTGGAGAATGTGGAATCTGTATTTTAGGAGAAGAAAGCGAGATACAAAATGCAGTGAACAATTATTTGTTATCAGAATCAAAGGAAGAAATGTTTTCTGATTTTACGCACAAACTTGGAAACTTTTTTGAACTTGATGTGATAAAAGCAGTTTCAGATCTTATTTTAAATGATTTTGAAGAACTGACCGAAGTGCTTTCAGAATATTATCTGAAATCTTTATTGGTAACATTGATCATGCAAAGTTCAAGATTGCTCAAAAAGAAACATATGAATGAGGAAACAGAAATTTCTTACAACAATATCCGGCATATGGAGACATACATCGTGGCAAATAGTATTGCGGAACAGCTGAAATACCAGCTTCATATTACATACAGTAATAATGATATGGAATATTTATGCAGACAGTTATATGCCCACAGAGTGACACATCATGTAAAACATATGCGGACAGACTATGAAGAAACGGTAAGAGATGTCATCAAGAGAATGAGTGAGATTCAAAAGCTTGATCTGACAAGGGACAAGAAATTATATGAGTCATTGTTATATCATCTGCCACCGATGATCTTAAGATTGCAAAATAATATTCAGATCGTAAATCCGATGCTTGATAATATCAAACAGGAGTATCCGGAACTTTTTACAACGATGTGGTATGCACTTACACAAATAGAGTTAAGGTATCAGGTAACATTAACAGAAGATGAAGTTTCACTAATCTTATTACATTTTCAAGTGGCATTAGACCAATTTGAACAAGTTGGAAATATTGTTGTTGTATGTACCTATGGAGTTAGTTCTTCTCAGCTCATTTTAAGCAGGGTAAAACAAATACTTCCGGCAAAAGATAATATTACGGTGACAAACACAAAGAAATTAAAAGAGATCGATCTTAGTAAAGTAGATCTGATCATATCATCTGTTGATATTGAGGATCCAGAGATTTCTTATGTGAAGGTAAATCCGCTGCTTACAAAAGATGATTATGCCAATATCCTAGATGCATATACAAAACAGGTATTACTGATCAAAAATAATGTGTGTGATAACCAGAAAAATGGAATTAAAGCACCGACATTGAAAAAATATTTGGAAGGGAAATTTATTTTCCTTAAACAAGATCTTGATAGTAAAGAAAAGTGTCTAGATTTTATTATTGATGTATTAGAAAAAGATAATGCAGTGTATGATGAATTTAGGGAAGCTATTTACAAAAGAGAAAAACTTGGTGTGACATGTTTGGATACAGGTGTGGCACTGCCACATGCAGATCCGCAGACGATTAAAAAATCCAGAATAATCCTATTAACTTTAAAACATCCCGTTGACTGGGGTGGAAATTTAGTATCACTGATCGTTGTAACTGCATTTCCAGAAGAAGAAATGAACCAGATTCGGGATGTGATCACTGAACTCTATCAGCTTATTGGAGAAAAAGAAGATGTAAATGCGTTTATAAGATTCGAAACAATACAAGAAGTTTTAAAAGTATTTCATGAATCATGA
- a CDS encoding PTS galactitol transporter subunit IIC, with protein sequence MLSVLQWFIGLGSTVFLPIIIFILGIIFGVKPAKAAISGFTVGIGSIGLNLVIGLLSDNLGTAIQVMGEHYGFSLNIMDIGCGVGGPLAFSTTFGIILIPMSLIVNLLFVMLGWTKTLNVDIWNFWFPCFLGLVAQAVTGNFVTGILGALVAVMLQWLLADIFQKKVSEFFGYPGIAISHMMALSGALIAVPLNWIFDRIPGFNKIEADSETIAKRFGFFGDTVVIGIIIGMIVGFLAKYDFAKAAQLGMATGAVMKIMPKMVAMFMEGLMPIAEAAKEFANKRLGGRSVNIGMDAALTVGHSTVMSTNLLMVPISLALAIILPGNQTLPFGDLAFYAFGICLMIPIFRGNVVRSIVGCSIYMVSMLYLSTWLAPIITNVFKIAHYNVGTSGQVTSVLCGIWPAGLFAVATKSLGNIGLAVIGVVVIALLVYVNKIRAQKEN encoded by the coding sequence ATGTTAAGTGTATTACAATGGTTTATCGGATTAGGGTCAACGGTATTTTTACCGATCATTATTTTCATATTAGGTATTATTTTTGGAGTAAAACCAGCAAAAGCAGCGATTTCAGGTTTTACAGTTGGAATTGGTAGTATTGGTCTGAATCTGGTCATTGGATTATTATCAGATAACCTTGGAACGGCAATACAGGTAATGGGAGAACATTACGGATTTTCACTAAATATTATGGATATTGGTTGTGGTGTCGGTGGACCGCTGGCATTCTCAACAACATTTGGAATTATATTGATCCCAATGTCATTGATCGTTAATTTATTATTTGTCATGCTTGGGTGGACAAAAACTTTAAATGTAGATATCTGGAACTTCTGGTTTCCATGTTTCCTTGGATTAGTTGCACAGGCAGTTACAGGAAATTTTGTTACAGGAATTTTAGGAGCACTAGTTGCAGTTATGCTTCAGTGGTTATTAGCAGACATTTTCCAGAAGAAAGTTAGTGAATTTTTTGGATATCCAGGAATTGCAATTTCTCATATGATGGCGTTATCAGGAGCATTGATCGCAGTACCATTAAACTGGATTTTTGACAGAATTCCGGGATTTAATAAAATTGAAGCCGACTCAGAAACGATCGCAAAACGTTTTGGATTTTTTGGAGATACAGTTGTTATCGGAATCATCATTGGAATGATCGTAGGATTCTTGGCAAAATATGATTTCGCAAAAGCTGCACAGTTAGGAATGGCAACAGGTGCGGTTATGAAAATCATGCCAAAGATGGTAGCAATGTTTATGGAAGGGTTAATGCCAATTGCAGAAGCTGCCAAAGAATTCGCCAATAAAAGATTAGGTGGAAGAAGTGTAAATATTGGTATGGATGCTGCTCTAACTGTTGGACATTCTACAGTTATGAGTACAAACTTATTAATGGTACCAATTTCTTTAGCATTAGCGATCATCTTACCAGGAAACCAGACCTTACCATTCGGAGATCTTGCATTCTATGCATTTGGAATCTGTCTAATGATCCCAATTTTTAGAGGAAATGTTGTGAGATCTATTGTAGGATGTAGTATTTATATGGTATCTATGCTGTATCTTTCTACATGGCTTGCACCAATCATTACAAATGTATTTAAGATCGCACATTATAATGTTGGAACAAGTGGACAGGTAACATCCGTACTTTGCGGTATCTGGCCAGCGGGATTATTCGCAGTTGCAACAAAATCATTAGGGAATATTGGATTAGCAGTGATTGGAGTTGTCGTGATCGCATTACTAGTATATGTAAATAAAATCAGAGCACAGAAAGAAAATTAG
- a CDS encoding PTS sugar transporter subunit IIA, with protein MYFDQRLCFFHQKVESQDQLFQMMTDKMLEAGCVKENYYEGISNREKEYPTGLLVNQTGFAIPHTDSERVNKSQICFLSLDEPIEFEDMVDKSHKISVELVFMLAMAQPHEQVNTLQNLIALFQDDEKVAKLKECNTEKELMQILNASGIE; from the coding sequence ATGTATTTTGACCAGAGATTGTGTTTCTTTCATCAAAAAGTGGAAAGTCAGGATCAGTTGTTTCAGATGATGACAGATAAAATGTTAGAAGCAGGATGTGTAAAAGAAAATTACTATGAAGGAATAAGTAACAGAGAAAAAGAATATCCTACAGGATTATTAGTAAATCAGACAGGCTTTGCGATTCCGCATACAGACTCTGAGCGAGTGAATAAATCGCAGATTTGCTTTTTATCATTAGATGAGCCAATTGAATTTGAAGATATGGTGGATAAAAGTCATAAGATTTCAGTGGAATTGGTATTTATGTTAGCAATGGCACAGCCACATGAGCAGGTAAATACATTACAGAATTTGATCGCACTGTTTCAGGATGATGAAAAAGTAGCAAAGTTGAAAGAATGTAACACAGAGAAAGAACTTATGCAGATTTTAAATGCATCAGGAATTGAATAA
- a CDS encoding GTP pyrophosphokinase: protein MKKNLVVIEELKKQGKALLDARRDNFVRQSLLSDEFLNFMQQNKKPFDLLMSYYECAIMEVETKFRVLNHELSLEYDNNPIESIKTRVKSYDSILKKIRRKNIPLNLRAIEDNLKDIAGVRVICSFPDDIYKLAESFLKQDDITLIERKDYIKNPKPSGYRSLHLIVQVPIFLQNEKKRVNVEVQFRTIAMDFWASLDHKMRYKKELSDEEVEILQEELYDCARQSAALDERMQGIRDRITKKQEQETILLEDKNSKDWL, encoded by the coding sequence ATGAAGAAAAATCTGGTTGTGATCGAGGAATTAAAAAAACAGGGAAAAGCATTATTAGATGCGAGAAGAGATAACTTTGTCAGACAAAGTCTTTTGTCAGATGAATTTTTGAATTTTATGCAACAAAATAAGAAGCCGTTTGATCTTTTAATGTCATATTATGAATGCGCGATCATGGAAGTGGAAACAAAATTCAGAGTATTAAATCATGAATTATCTTTGGAATATGATAATAATCCGATTGAGAGTATTAAGACAAGAGTCAAATCATACGATAGCATTTTGAAGAAGATCCGAAGAAAAAATATTCCATTAAATCTAAGGGCGATTGAAGATAATTTAAAAGATATTGCCGGGGTCAGAGTTATCTGTTCATTTCCAGATGACATTTATAAATTAGCAGAAAGTTTCTTAAAGCAAGATGATATCACACTGATCGAGCGAAAAGATTATATTAAGAATCCAAAGCCAAGTGGATATCGAAGTCTTCATCTGATCGTACAAGTACCGATCTTTTTACAAAATGAAAAGAAGAGGGTGAATGTTGAAGTGCAATTTCGAACGATCGCTATGGATTTCTGGGCAAGTCTTGACCATAAGATGCGTTATAAGAAAGAGTTGTCTGATGAAGAAGTGGAAATCCTTCAGGAAGAACTTTATGATTGTGCAAGACAAAGTGCAGCACTTGATGAGAGAATGCAGGGAATCAGGGATCGTATTACAAAGAAACAAGAACAGGAAACGATATTGTTAGAAGATAAGAACAGCAAAGACTGGTTATAA
- the trkA gene encoding Trk system potassium transporter TrkA — translation MNIIIVGCGRIGSTLVEELSGENHDISIIDEKAHVVQKLAETHDVLGVIGNGASYSILSDAGVETADIIIAVTNSDELNLLCCLIAKKAGRCETVARVRNPVYYDEISFIKEEMGISVVLNPELSAAYEIARLLRFPSAMEVNKFSKGRIEMLKYRIPHNSKLDGMTLIDVSNQLNCEILISAVERKKELIIPNGSFQLREKDIISFVGRPNCAMEFFRKIGERKNQVHEAMIIGGSKIGFYLSKLLVSSGIGVKLIDKDRDQCERLNESIPDAMIIHGNGNDHDMLLEEGLTDVDAFIALTNHDEENMFLSLYAQSQSDAKLVTKVQKLNYDAMIERLDLGSMIYPEYLTAQYIIQYVRARQNSIGSNIENLYKLMDGRAEALEFHIQKGSPVIGRPIKDLLLIDNLLICSIYRKGKPMIPNGQDHMEEDDLVVVVTTKKGLHDVKDILKRG, via the coding sequence ATGAATATTATCATTGTTGGGTGTGGTAGAATCGGTTCTACGCTTGTTGAGGAATTAAGTGGCGAGAACCATGACATTTCCATTATTGATGAGAAAGCACATGTTGTACAGAAACTTGCTGAAACACATGATGTATTAGGTGTGATCGGGAATGGAGCAAGTTATAGTATTCTGTCAGACGCAGGAGTTGAGACAGCAGATATCATTATTGCAGTTACGAACTCTGACGAATTGAATCTTTTGTGTTGTCTGATCGCGAAGAAGGCAGGAAGATGTGAGACGGTTGCCAGAGTGAGAAATCCTGTTTATTATGATGAGATCAGTTTCATAAAGGAAGAGATGGGAATTTCTGTTGTGCTGAATCCAGAATTAAGTGCGGCATATGAGATTGCAAGATTACTAAGATTCCCTTCTGCAATGGAAGTGAATAAGTTTTCTAAAGGCAGGATCGAGATGTTAAAATACCGTATCCCACATAATTCTAAATTAGATGGAATGACATTGATCGATGTCAGTAATCAGTTAAATTGTGAGATATTGATCTCTGCGGTAGAGCGTAAGAAAGAATTGATCATTCCAAATGGTTCTTTTCAGTTAAGAGAGAAAGATATAATTTCATTTGTTGGAAGGCCAAACTGTGCAATGGAATTTTTCAGGAAGATTGGGGAAAGAAAGAATCAGGTTCATGAAGCAATGATCATAGGTGGAAGTAAGATTGGATTTTATTTATCAAAATTACTTGTTTCTAGTGGAATTGGTGTAAAACTGATCGATAAAGACAGAGATCAATGTGAGAGATTAAATGAGAGTATTCCAGATGCGATGATCATCCATGGAAATGGAAATGACCATGATATGCTGTTAGAAGAAGGTCTGACGGATGTAGATGCATTTATTGCCCTTACGAATCACGATGAGGAGAATATGTTTCTGTCTCTGTATGCACAGAGCCAGAGTGATGCAAAATTGGTCACAAAGGTACAGAAATTGAATTACGATGCCATGATCGAACGATTAGATCTTGGAAGTATGATCTATCCGGAATATCTGACAGCACAATATATTATTCAGTATGTAAGAGCAAGACAAAATTCCATCGGAAGTAATATTGAGAATCTCTACAAATTAATGGATGGAAGAGCGGAAGCACTGGAATTTCATATTCAGAAAGGTTCTCCAGTCATTGGAAGACCAATTAAAGATCTGTTATTGATTGATAATCTGCTGATCTGCAGCATTTATCGTAAAGGAAAACCAATGATTCCAAATGGTCAAGATCATATGGAAGAAGATGATCTGGTGGTAGTTGTCACAACTAAAAAAGGATTACACGATGTCAAAGACATCTTAAAGAGAGGATAA
- a CDS encoding YjbQ family protein, with protein sequence MGVFFGEVTLETVKGRASYHDISDEIRENIKKSELKNGCVVISSAHTTCSLYFDECMHDTNYWGDEYLQADINDVMEKIAPSMKMENQYHSPGPKHIEFGLSLGSKDYPAEKWTMLNTDAHLKSSIFGSPSLTFIVKDGEIQLGALGKVYFVDWDQLRERTRKVQIMVMGE encoded by the coding sequence ATGGGAGTTTTTTTTGGAGAAGTGACATTAGAAACAGTTAAAGGAAGAGCATCTTATCATGACATTTCTGATGAAATCAGAGAAAATATCAAAAAATCTGAGTTAAAAAATGGATGTGTTGTCATATCAAGTGCGCATACCACATGTTCTCTGTATTTTGACGAATGTATGCATGACACAAATTACTGGGGAGATGAATATCTGCAGGCAGATATTAATGATGTGATGGAAAAAATCGCGCCATCCATGAAAATGGAAAATCAGTATCATAGTCCAGGACCAAAACATATTGAATTTGGATTAAGTCTTGGATCTAAGGATTATCCAGCAGAAAAATGGACAATGCTTAATACAGATGCACATCTGAAATCTTCCATTTTTGGCAGCCCGTCATTAACATTTATTGTAAAAGACGGAGAAATCCAACTTGGAGCTTTGGGAAAAGTCTATTTTGTAGACTGGGATCAGTTAAGAGAACGAACAAGAAAAGTACAGATTATGGTGATGGGAGAATAA
- a CDS encoding PTS sugar transporter subunit IIB, giving the protein MKKLLIVCGAGHATSTIAVAKVSAWLEKEGYSDKVKIYQSKIADELNKIDDYDAVISTTIVPDSIKDKVIQGLPLLNGMGVDQVYDQLKTRLGL; this is encoded by the coding sequence ATGAAAAAATTATTAATTGTATGTGGAGCAGGACATGCAACATCCACAATTGCGGTAGCAAAAGTCAGTGCATGGTTAGAAAAAGAAGGATACAGCGATAAAGTAAAGATTTATCAGTCTAAGATTGCCGACGAATTAAATAAAATTGATGATTATGATGCGGTGATATCAACAACGATCGTGCCAGATTCTATCAAAGATAAAGTCATTCAGGGATTACCATTATTAAACGGAATGGGAGTAGATCAGGTATACGATCAGTTAAAAACAAGACTTGGATTATAG
- a CDS encoding TrkH family potassium uptake protein translates to MNFSMIRYVIGLVMLFESAFLSLPCLIALIYHEKKGFSFWIMLFVCLIIGILFVMKKPKKTVYYAKEGFLTVAISWIVMSFFGALPFVINGDIPSVVDAMFETVSGFTTTGSSILTDVEALARCSLFWRSFTHWVGGMGVFVFVLAVMPLVGGQNIHLMRAESPGPSVGKLVPKIRKTSMILYKIYIFMTIVMVVLLLLGKLPLFDSLLLAFGTAGTGGFSILNSGCASYSPYIQYLIAIFMILFGVNFNVYYFILIKKFKDAIHYEELKYYLLFIGASVAMITYNIHSLFPTIEQAFRHALFQVGTVITTTGYASTDFNKWPEFSKFILVMLMFSGACAGSTGGGMKVSRLVIMLKTVKKELLSYLHPRTVRKVKFNGRIVEHEVIRGINVYMIAYAFVLMFSVLIISIDNFDFTSNFTAVVATLNNIGPGLNIVGPTGNFSMYSNLSKIVMIFDMLAGRLELFPMLLLINPYTWKEIKIRKNKKNKKEGHSI, encoded by the coding sequence ATGAATTTTTCAATGATTCGATACGTAATAGGTTTGGTAATGCTCTTTGAGAGTGCATTTTTATCACTTCCTTGTCTGATCGCATTAATCTATCATGAGAAGAAAGGCTTTTCTTTCTGGATCATGCTATTTGTATGTCTGATCATTGGAATTCTTTTTGTTATGAAGAAACCAAAGAAGACAGTTTATTACGCAAAAGAAGGTTTTTTAACAGTTGCGATCAGTTGGATCGTGATGAGTTTTTTTGGAGCACTGCCATTTGTGATCAATGGAGATATTCCATCAGTTGTAGATGCGATGTTTGAAACGGTTTCAGGATTTACTACAACAGGATCAAGTATCTTAACGGATGTAGAAGCATTAGCAAGATGTAGTTTATTCTGGAGGAGTTTTACTCACTGGGTAGGTGGTATGGGTGTATTCGTGTTTGTATTAGCTGTCATGCCATTGGTTGGTGGTCAGAATATTCATCTGATGAGAGCAGAAAGTCCAGGACCATCTGTTGGAAAACTGGTTCCTAAGATTCGAAAAACATCTATGATCTTGTATAAGATTTATATTTTTATGACTATTGTGATGGTAGTATTGTTACTTTTAGGAAAGCTTCCATTATTTGATTCGCTGTTACTTGCATTCGGTACTGCTGGAACTGGCGGATTCTCGATATTGAATTCAGGGTGTGCATCTTACTCACCATACATACAATATTTGATCGCGATCTTTATGATCTTATTTGGAGTAAATTTTAATGTATATTATTTTATTTTGATCAAGAAGTTCAAAGATGCGATCCATTATGAAGAATTAAAATATTACTTATTATTTATTGGTGCATCTGTAGCAATGATCACATATAATATACACAGTTTATTTCCAACGATCGAGCAGGCATTCCGCCATGCACTTTTTCAAGTAGGAACAGTGATCACGACAACCGGATATGCATCAACAGATTTTAATAAATGGCCGGAATTTTCAAAGTTTATTCTGGTAATGCTGATGTTTTCAGGAGCATGTGCCGGAAGTACCGGTGGTGGTATGAAAGTATCAAGATTGGTCATTATGTTAAAGACCGTCAAGAAAGAGCTGCTCTCATACTTACATCCAAGAACGGTACGTAAGGTCAAATTCAACGGAAGAATTGTAGAACATGAAGTTATTCGAGGGATCAATGTTTATATGATCGCATATGCATTTGTACTGATGTTTTCTGTACTGATCATTTCTATTGATAACTTCGATTTTACAAGCAATTTTACGGCAGTTGTTGCAACATTGAATAATATTGGTCCTGGGCTTAATATCGTAGGACCAACTGGAAACTTTTCAATGTATTCGAATCTTTCCAAGATCGTTATGATCTTTGATATGTTAGCGGGAAGACTGGAATTATTTCCAATGTTATTGTTGATCAATCCATATACATGGAAAGAAATAAAAATAAGAAAAAATAAAAAAAATAAGAAAGAGGGCCATAGCATATGA
- the hxlB gene encoding 6-phospho-3-hexuloisomerase — MKVKENLEHILKELQDATFKIEEEQIENVLKLIAPDKKIFLTGKGRSGLAAKGFANRLMHLGFQAYVIGEISTPHTKAGDLLIITSGSGETDALVSIAKKAKESGLYLGLVTMNPQSTLGKMADGMIILPGDSKGNNEEKHSIQPMGSQFEQMSFLIFDAIVLKLMENWNQTSEQMFMRHADLE; from the coding sequence GTGAAAGTAAAAGAAAATTTAGAACATATTTTAAAGGAACTTCAAGACGCAACTTTTAAAATAGAAGAAGAACAGATTGAAAATGTTTTAAAACTGATAGCACCAGACAAAAAGATATTTTTAACTGGAAAAGGAAGATCAGGGTTGGCGGCGAAGGGTTTTGCAAACAGATTGATGCATCTTGGATTTCAGGCGTATGTCATTGGAGAAATTTCAACACCACATACGAAAGCTGGAGATCTATTGATCATAACATCTGGGTCAGGAGAAACAGATGCCTTGGTCAGTATTGCAAAAAAAGCCAAAGAATCTGGATTATATCTTGGACTTGTTACAATGAATCCGCAATCCACACTGGGGAAAATGGCAGATGGGATGATCATACTTCCAGGTGACTCCAAAGGAAATAATGAAGAGAAACATTCGATACAGCCAATGGGAAGTCAGTTTGAACAGATGTCATTTTTAATCTTCGATGCGATCGTATTAAAACTTATGGAAAACTGGAATCAGACATCGGAGCAGATGTTTATGCGGCATGCAGATTTAGAATAA
- the rpe gene encoding ribulose-phosphate 3-epimerase, protein MKIISPSLLNSDTYQIKEQFEALEKCGINYIHIDITDGHFVPMISFGANTVKDLRKHTDFVLDCHLMVENPENLIPVIADAGADIITVHTEATKHIYRSIQTIKKCGKKAGIAINPGTPVSMIKEILPMADLVLCMTTNPGVFGESFIPSVADKVKNLCELREQKGYSYQIQVDGSINDQTAIVCKKAGADIFVSGSYIFGGNIEERIHKIMDAGEEM, encoded by the coding sequence ATGAAAATTATCAGTCCTTCATTATTAAATTCAGATACATATCAGATTAAGGAACAGTTTGAAGCATTAGAAAAATGTGGAATAAACTACATTCATATTGATATTACAGATGGACATTTTGTACCAATGATCTCATTTGGCGCAAATACAGTAAAAGATCTGAGAAAACATACTGATTTTGTACTGGATTGTCATCTGATGGTTGAAAATCCAGAAAATCTGATACCAGTGATTGCAGATGCGGGGGCAGATATCATCACCGTGCATACAGAGGCAACGAAGCATATCTACCGATCTATTCAGACAATCAAAAAGTGTGGAAAAAAAGCCGGAATTGCGATCAATCCCGGAACTCCGGTATCTATGATCAAGGAGATTTTGCCAATGGCTGATCTTGTCCTTTGCATGACCACTAATCCCGGTGTGTTTGGAGAAAGTTTTATTCCATCAGTTGCAGACAAAGTAAAGAATCTTTGTGAATTGAGAGAACAAAAAGGATATTCTTATCAGATTCAGGTAGATGGAAGCATTAATGATCAAACAGCCATTGTGTGTAAAAAGGCAGGCGCAGATATTTTTGTTTCAGGAAGCTATATATTTGGAGGAAATATCGAAGAACGAATTCACAAGATTATGGATGCAGGAGAAGAGATGTGA
- a CDS encoding S24/S26 family peptidase, translated as MRQIANNVYIPVLKDLVEEGKEVSMMISGSSMNPFLIHQRDYILMKKPEEELKAGDMVFFQRRDEAYVMHRIHHINKEGKLFIIGDAQVDMEGPIDKEQVFAIITKVKRKGKWIAPGDFWWEFFEHIWLHLIPFRRFLMKLYGIRR; from the coding sequence ATGAGACAGATTGCAAATAACGTTTATATCCCGGTATTGAAAGATCTGGTAGAAGAGGGAAAAGAAGTCAGCATGATGATCAGTGGGAGCAGTATGAATCCGTTTTTGATCCATCAAAGAGACTATATTTTGATGAAGAAGCCAGAAGAAGAATTGAAAGCTGGGGATATGGTGTTTTTTCAGAGAAGAGATGAGGCGTATGTGATGCATCGGATTCATCACATCAACAAGGAGGGAAAGCTGTTTATTATCGGAGATGCACAGGTAGATATGGAAGGACCGATTGACAAAGAACAGGTTTTTGCGATCATTACAAAAGTAAAGCGTAAAGGAAAATGGATCGCACCTGGAGATTTTTGGTGGGAGTTTTTTGAACATATCTGGCTGCATTTGATTCCATTTCGGAGATTTTTGATGAAATTATACGGAATTCGAAGATAA
- a CDS encoding PqqD family protein, with the protein MKRNTDFMLRDIAGEVILVPTGTATQQFNGMITLNEVAAFIWKNLDESKSKEELVDKIMDEFEVDEETARTDVEGFVGALYEHGLVLDE; encoded by the coding sequence ATGAAACGTAATACAGATTTTATGCTTCGTGATATCGCAGGTGAAGTAATTCTTGTACCAACAGGGACTGCAACTCAGCAGTTTAATGGAATGATCACATTAAATGAAGTGGCAGCATTTATTTGGAAGAATTTAGATGAATCGAAGTCAAAAGAAGAATTGGTTGATAAGATCATGGATGAATTTGAAGTAGATGAAGAAACAGCAAGGACAGATGTAGAAGGATTTGTCGGAGCACTTTATGAACATGGACTGGTATTGGATGAATGA